The following are encoded in a window of Candidatus Eisenbacteria bacterium genomic DNA:
- the groES gene encoding co-chaperone GroES — protein sequence MNVQPLADRILVRRIEEQETIRGGIIIPDTAKEKPQEGEVVAVGPGRLTEDGKRIAPEVKKGDRVLIGKYSGTDVKIEGTEYVILREDEVLGVLSK from the coding sequence ATGAACGTCCAGCCTCTCGCCGACCGCATCCTGGTCCGCCGGATCGAGGAGCAGGAGACGATCCGCGGCGGCATCATCATTCCGGACACCGCGAAGGAGAAGCCGCAGGAGGGTGAAGTGGTCGCCGTCGGACCCGGCCGCCTGACGGAGGACGGCAAGCGGATCGCGCCCGAGGTCAAGAAGGGCGATCGCGTGCTGATCGGCAAGTACAGCGGCACCGACGTGAAGATCGAAGGCACCGAGTACGTGATCCTGCGCGAGGACGAAGTCCTCGGCGTTCTCAGCAAGTAA
- the groL gene encoding chaperonin GroEL (60 kDa chaperone family; promotes refolding of misfolded polypeptides especially under stressful conditions; forms two stacked rings of heptamers to form a barrel-shaped 14mer; ends can be capped by GroES; misfolded proteins enter the barrel where they are refolded when GroES binds), producing MAAKQLLFSEQARQEILRGVETLAKAVKVTLGPKGRNVVLDKKWGSPTVTKDGVSVAKEIELENPYENMGAQMVREVASKTSDVAGDGTTTATVLAEAIFKEGLKSVTAGSSPMNIKRGIDRAVTAVVDELKKQSHPVKDNKEIEQVATISANSDTVIGKMIAEAMDKVGKDGTITVEEARSVETTLDVVEGMQFDKGYISPYFVTEKDTMEAVLEDAFILLYEKKLSNMKDLLPILEKIAQRGKPMLIVAEDVEGEALATLVVNKLRGTLNVCAVKAPGFGDRRKAMMEDIAVLTGGKVITEDLGIKLENTRVEDLGKAKRIVIDKENTTIVEGGGKKADIQGRIAQIKKEIDDTTSDYDREKLQERLAKLAGGVAVINVGAATETEMKEKKARVEDALHATRAAVEEGIVPGGGVAYLRAQKALDTLTTELEGDLKIGVQIVKRALEQPLRTLCENAGLEGSVVVEHVKKEKKTVGFNVDSEQYVDMFEAGVIDPTKVARSALQNAASVASLLLTTEALITEIPEKKKAPAAPGGAGGYGGEDF from the coding sequence ATGGCTGCGAAGCAGTTGCTCTTCAGCGAGCAGGCCCGCCAGGAAATCCTGCGCGGCGTGGAGACGCTGGCGAAGGCCGTCAAGGTCACGCTCGGGCCCAAGGGCCGCAACGTCGTGCTCGACAAGAAGTGGGGATCGCCCACGGTGACCAAGGACGGCGTTTCGGTCGCCAAGGAGATCGAGCTCGAGAACCCGTACGAGAACATGGGCGCGCAGATGGTGCGCGAGGTCGCGTCGAAGACGTCCGACGTGGCCGGCGACGGCACCACGACCGCGACCGTGCTCGCCGAGGCGATCTTCAAGGAGGGCCTCAAGTCCGTCACCGCCGGCTCGTCGCCCATGAACATCAAGCGCGGCATCGATCGGGCCGTCACGGCGGTCGTGGACGAGCTCAAGAAGCAGAGCCACCCGGTCAAGGACAACAAGGAAATCGAGCAGGTCGCGACCATCTCGGCCAACTCGGACACCGTCATCGGCAAGATGATCGCCGAGGCGATGGACAAGGTCGGCAAGGACGGCACGATCACCGTCGAGGAAGCCCGCTCGGTCGAGACGACGCTCGACGTCGTCGAGGGCATGCAGTTCGACAAGGGCTACATCTCGCCCTACTTCGTGACCGAGAAGGACACGATGGAAGCCGTCCTCGAGGACGCCTTCATCCTGCTCTACGAGAAGAAGCTGTCGAACATGAAGGACCTGCTCCCGATCCTCGAGAAGATCGCCCAGCGCGGCAAGCCGATGCTGATCGTGGCCGAGGACGTCGAGGGCGAGGCGCTCGCGACGCTGGTCGTCAACAAGCTGCGCGGCACGCTCAACGTGTGCGCGGTGAAGGCGCCCGGTTTCGGTGATCGCCGCAAGGCCATGATGGAGGACATCGCGGTCCTGACCGGCGGCAAGGTCATCACCGAGGATCTCGGCATCAAGCTCGAGAACACCCGCGTCGAGGACCTGGGCAAGGCCAAGCGCATCGTGATCGACAAGGAGAACACGACGATCGTCGAGGGCGGCGGCAAGAAGGCCGACATCCAGGGCCGCATCGCGCAGATCAAGAAGGAGATCGACGACACGACCTCCGACTACGACCGCGAGAAGCTGCAGGAGCGGCTCGCGAAGCTGGCCGGCGGCGTGGCGGTGATCAACGTCGGCGCGGCGACCGAGACCGAGATGAAGGAGAAGAAGGCCCGCGTCGAGGACGCCCTGCACGCGACCCGCGCGGCGGTCGAGGAAGGCATCGTGCCCGGCGGCGGCGTGGCGTACCTGCGTGCCCAGAAGGCGCTCGACACGCTGACGACCGAGCTCGAGGGCGACCTCAAGATCGGCGTGCAGATCGTCAAGCGCGCGCTCGAGCAGCCGCTTCGCACGCTGTGCGAGAACGCCGGACTCGAGGGTTCGGTGGTCGTCGAGCACGTGAAGAAGGAGAAGAAGACGGTCGGCTTCAACGTGGACTCCGAGCAGTACGTGGACATGTTCGAGGCCGGCGTCATTGATCCGACGAAGGTGGCCCGCTCGGCGCTGCAGAACGCCGCGTCGGTCGCGAGCCTGCTGCTGACGACCGAGGCGCTGATCACCGAGATCCCGGAGAAGAAGAAGGCTCCCGCGGCTCCCGGCGGCGCGGGTGGCTACGGCGGCGAGGACTTCTAG
- a CDS encoding GNAT family N-acetyltransferase, giving the protein MRQHHEFDPLRFMRGENPEAGYGRFLVSQLAEPECVVLVAERAGCVIGYAYAGLEPTSWKELRAACGYLHDVFVDPAERGAGAGSRLVRAAIRWLETRGAPRVVLLSAARNESAQRLFERLGFRHTMVEMTREAGGD; this is encoded by the coding sequence ATGCGCCAGCACCACGAGTTCGATCCGCTGCGGTTCATGCGGGGGGAAAACCCCGAGGCCGGCTACGGAAGGTTCCTCGTCTCGCAGCTCGCCGAACCGGAGTGCGTGGTGCTCGTCGCCGAGCGCGCCGGGTGCGTGATCGGGTACGCGTACGCGGGCCTCGAGCCCACGAGCTGGAAGGAACTGCGCGCCGCCTGCGGCTACCTGCACGACGTGTTCGTGGACCCGGCGGAGCGGGGGGCAGGGGCAGGTTCGCGACTCGTGCGCGCCGCGATTCGCTGGCTCGAAACCCGGGGCGCGCCCCGCGTCGTGCTGCTGAGCGCCGCGCGCAACGAGTCCGCTCAGCGGCTGTTCGAGCGGCTCGGTTTTCGCCACACAATGGTCGAGATGACGCGCGAGGCCGGCGGCGACTAA
- the deoD gene encoding purine-nucleoside phosphorylase, whose product MSTPHISARPGDFADIVLMPGDPQRAEHIANTFLKDARRVTEVRNAWGYTGTFQGRAVSVMSHGMGIPSCSIYATELVREYGVKSLIRVGSCGALAGDVKLGDVIVALGASTDSKVNRVRFLGHDFAALADFGLVERAVSAARAAGVPVRVGNVFSTDFFYTPQPEIFDVVEKFGILGVEMEAAGLYGMAAEYGVRALTLLTVSDHIRRGEHLPPDARRTSFDAMIRIALATALAEPVPGR is encoded by the coding sequence ATGTCCACACCGCACATCAGCGCCCGGCCCGGCGACTTCGCCGACATCGTCCTCATGCCCGGCGATCCCCAGCGCGCCGAGCACATCGCCAACACCTTCCTCAAGGACGCCCGGCGGGTGACCGAGGTGCGCAACGCCTGGGGATACACCGGCACGTTCCAGGGCAGGGCCGTCTCGGTCATGTCGCACGGCATGGGCATTCCGTCGTGCTCGATCTACGCCACCGAGCTGGTGCGCGAGTATGGCGTCAAGTCGCTGATTCGCGTCGGCAGCTGCGGGGCGCTGGCGGGTGACGTGAAGCTCGGCGACGTCATCGTCGCCCTCGGGGCCTCGACCGACTCGAAGGTGAACCGCGTGCGGTTCCTCGGTCACGACTTCGCCGCCCTCGCCGATTTCGGGCTGGTCGAGCGCGCGGTGTCCGCCGCGCGTGCGGCCGGGGTTCCGGTGCGCGTGGGCAACGTGTTCTCGACCGACTTCTTCTACACGCCGCAACCGGAAATCTTCGACGTGGTCGAGAAGTTCGGCATTCTCGGCGTCGAGATGGAGGCCGCCGGTCTCTACGGCATGGCGGCCGAGTACGGCGTGCGGGCGCTCACGCTGCTGACCGTGTCGGACCACATCCGCCGCGGGGAGCACCTTCCGCCGGACGCGCGGCGCACGAGCTTCGACGCGATGATCCGGATCGCGCTGGCGACGGCGCTCGCGGAGCCCGTTCCGGGCCGGTAA
- a CDS encoding class I SAM-dependent methyltransferase produces the protein MGSLREFAVRLADYENPRSLGSRLRRRRLRPLLGLLTRLHARHGEVRVLDVGGTREYWSILPDSAWSTFRLHVSVLNLPGMARGAEDGRFAFLEGDGCNLAGIGPEAFHLAHSNSAIEHVGEWPRMAAFASELRRVAAAYYVQTPYFWSPFEPHFMWPFFHWLPIPLRARLLMSTDLGQYDRRHDAAEAIRLVEEVRLVDGWMMRALFPEARFEIERVLLVPKSIIAIGEPRA, from the coding sequence ATGGGTTCCCTGCGAGAGTTCGCGGTCCGCCTCGCCGACTACGAAAACCCCCGCTCGCTGGGTTCGCGACTCCGCCGCCGCCGCCTGCGGCCGCTGCTCGGCCTGCTGACCCGCCTCCACGCGCGCCACGGCGAGGTGCGCGTGCTCGACGTGGGCGGGACGCGCGAGTACTGGTCCATCCTGCCCGATTCGGCGTGGAGCACGTTCCGACTGCACGTCTCGGTGCTCAACCTGCCGGGCATGGCGCGCGGCGCCGAAGACGGGCGCTTCGCGTTCCTCGAAGGGGATGGCTGCAACCTCGCGGGCATCGGTCCGGAGGCGTTTCACCTCGCGCACTCGAACTCGGCGATCGAACACGTCGGCGAGTGGCCGCGCATGGCGGCGTTCGCCTCCGAGCTGCGCCGCGTCGCCGCCGCCTACTACGTGCAGACACCGTACTTCTGGTCGCCGTTCGAGCCGCACTTCATGTGGCCGTTCTTCCACTGGCTGCCGATTCCGCTGCGCGCGAGGCTGCTCATGTCCACGGACCTCGGCCAGTACGACCGGCGCCACGACGCGGCCGAGGCCATCCGGCTCGTCGAGGAAGTGCGCCTGGTGGACGGCTGGATGATGCGGGCGCTGTTCCCCGAGGCGCGCTTCGAGATCGAACGCGTGCTGCTCGTGCCCAAGTCCATCATCGCCATCGGCGAACCGCGCGCCTGA
- a CDS encoding prepilin-type N-terminal cleavage/methylation domain-containing protein, translating to MIRSAHRLESARGMTLVELLVTMSILGVVLMVVTGIMLSTSRVEGRTVRRAEVQASSRQALALMTTELRQAGADPSSPPVGITAVVSADSHLVRVRADLNGDGTIQTAEPSEDVTYHFVDTTGVVTRDPGAGPATVLANVRDLQFAYFDAAGQPITPLPLSPANAARVAAIGLTVTTENRDSAPMTLSTRITLRNR from the coding sequence GTGATTCGGTCCGCCCACCGTCTCGAATCGGCCCGCGGCATGACGCTGGTCGAGCTGCTCGTCACGATGAGCATTCTCGGCGTGGTGCTGATGGTCGTGACCGGCATCATGCTGTCCACGAGCCGGGTCGAGGGACGCACCGTCCGGCGCGCCGAGGTCCAGGCCTCGAGCCGGCAGGCGCTCGCGCTCATGACCACCGAGCTGCGGCAGGCCGGCGCCGACCCGAGCAGCCCGCCCGTCGGCATCACGGCCGTCGTGAGTGCGGATTCGCACCTGGTGCGCGTGCGCGCCGACCTGAACGGCGACGGGACGATCCAGACCGCCGAGCCTTCCGAGGACGTGACTTACCACTTCGTGGACACCACGGGCGTCGTGACCCGCGACCCCGGCGCGGGCCCGGCGACGGTCCTGGCCAACGTGCGCGACCTGCAGTTCGCCTACTTCGACGCGGCCGGGCAGCCGATAACTCCGCTGCCCCTCAGCCCTGCGAACGCCGCCCGCGTCGCCGCCATCGGACTCACGGTGACGACCGAGAACCGCGACTCCGCCCCGATGACGCTTTCGACCCGGATCACGCTGCGCAACCGATGA
- a CDS encoding prepilin-type N-terminal cleavage/methylation domain-containing protein, which produces MTERIHTAPPANERGISLIELMVVLVVVAIGVLALSAVQTRSSTDVYATGRHTRALQVAQTRMEIARGAGFAAAQTDSGSADGFNWWTAVDSVDVGLRRVNVSVRWSEHGEARSVQLLNLLAKR; this is translated from the coding sequence GTGACTGAGCGTATCCACACGGCCCCGCCCGCGAACGAGCGCGGCATCTCGCTCATCGAGCTCATGGTGGTGCTCGTCGTGGTCGCCATCGGCGTACTCGCCCTGTCGGCCGTGCAGACGCGCTCGTCCACCGACGTGTACGCGACGGGCCGCCACACGCGCGCCCTCCAGGTTGCCCAGACCCGCATGGAAATCGCCCGCGGCGCCGGCTTCGCCGCCGCTCAGACGGACTCCGGGTCGGCCGACGGCTTCAACTGGTGGACCGCCGTGGATTCCGTGGACGTCGGCCTGCGGCGCGTGAACGTCTCCGTTCGCTGGTCCGAGCACGGCGAGGCCCGCTCGGTCCAACTCCTCAACCTGCTGGCGAAGCGATGA
- a CDS encoding GspH/FimT family pseudopilin, which yields MRTTRHDASGFSLLELMTVITVFGLLLAIAVPTIGGQLRTARLNGALSTLQSDLRYARSLSTAQRRTYEIQFASNTYSIVRVSPAKVVRTRELPRGVACASTDTATFYPWGLTESVTITVSDSRRSDVLRLSSNGSVSRD from the coding sequence ATGCGGACGACCCGGCACGATGCGAGCGGCTTCTCGCTTCTCGAGCTGATGACCGTGATCACGGTCTTCGGCCTCCTGCTCGCGATCGCGGTCCCGACCATCGGGGGCCAGCTTCGCACGGCCCGCCTGAACGGGGCCCTGAGCACCCTGCAATCCGACCTTCGGTACGCGCGGTCGCTCTCGACCGCGCAGCGCAGGACCTACGAGATCCAGTTCGCTTCGAACACCTACTCCATCGTCCGCGTCTCGCCGGCGAAGGTCGTGCGCACGCGCGAACTGCCCCGCGGCGTCGCCTGCGCGTCCACCGACACCGCCACGTTCTATCCGTGGGGACTCACCGAGTCCGTCACGATCACCGTCAGCGACAGCCGCCGTTCGGACGTCCTGCGGCTGTCCTCCAATGGGAGCGTCTCCCGTGACTGA
- a CDS encoding ATP-binding protein, whose translation MNSLRVRLIAGFALVAIVPLAVAMLLIGQRLQSTVRAQASARLASALHVMRAQLDDDADRLTGRLALLADDAQLKRLYLVESAGGASLREQLATQQYLLGLDYLYVADTAGAVVADGGAAPLARPRPGREPVDAATLAPRRTPGLEFAPPAAGRALALDAAATITYRDAPVGLVRGGLLLDSLRLAELRETSGVELALWDSAGRPLAGTLPGAAALAARGGSGPERIRLGGASYFARRDTLSPGGGPQVRIAGLVPTAGTDATLAALRTTTLVIALLAGAVAVLLGLAWSLQVSRPVERLAEFSQRISRGEWDEPLTLASVREVQALVAALERMRADLRGYRERLVANERQAAYGQMARKVAHEIKNPLTPIAVSVADLKRSYEQGRPDFPQILDRAVRTIDEEVQSLKRLLKEFSDLGRFPPPAPAPCDPGALLAEVGALFAHESAEGRLVLAPPAGPIVASADRAQLRQALVNLVQNGLDAAAPDGRVRLAARAAGGSLELVVADEGPGLSPEQKARLFVPGFTTKAQGSGLGLVIVERIVTDHGGTIEADSAPGRGTSFTIRLPLSRGA comes from the coding sequence ATGAACTCGCTGCGCGTGCGGCTGATCGCGGGGTTCGCGCTCGTCGCCATCGTGCCGCTCGCCGTCGCCATGCTGCTGATCGGTCAGCGCCTGCAGTCCACGGTGCGCGCGCAGGCGTCCGCGCGGCTCGCGTCGGCCCTGCACGTGATGCGGGCACAACTCGACGACGACGCGGACCGGCTGACCGGACGGCTGGCGCTGCTCGCGGACGACGCGCAGCTCAAGCGCCTCTACCTGGTCGAATCCGCGGGAGGCGCGTCATTGCGCGAGCAGCTCGCGACGCAGCAGTACCTGCTGGGCCTCGACTACCTTTATGTCGCCGACACCGCGGGCGCCGTCGTCGCCGACGGGGGTGCGGCGCCGCTGGCCCGCCCGCGCCCGGGTCGCGAGCCCGTGGACGCGGCGACGCTCGCGCCCCGGCGCACCCCGGGCCTCGAGTTCGCGCCGCCGGCCGCCGGCCGCGCGCTGGCGCTCGATGCGGCGGCGACGATCACCTATCGCGACGCGCCGGTCGGGCTCGTGCGCGGGGGCCTGCTGCTCGACTCGCTCCGCCTCGCGGAGCTTCGCGAAACGAGCGGGGTGGAGCTGGCGCTGTGGGACTCCGCCGGCCGGCCGCTGGCCGGCACGCTGCCCGGGGCCGCGGCGCTCGCGGCGCGGGGAGGAAGCGGGCCCGAACGCATCCGCCTCGGCGGCGCCTCGTACTTCGCACGGCGCGACACGCTGTCTCCGGGCGGCGGCCCGCAGGTGCGGATCGCGGGGCTGGTGCCGACCGCCGGAACCGACGCGACGCTCGCGGCGCTGCGCACGACCACGCTCGTGATCGCGCTGCTCGCCGGAGCCGTCGCCGTGCTGCTCGGACTCGCCTGGTCTCTGCAGGTCTCGCGGCCGGTCGAGCGGCTGGCGGAGTTCTCGCAACGCATCTCGCGCGGCGAATGGGACGAACCGCTCACGCTCGCGAGCGTCCGCGAGGTGCAGGCGCTGGTCGCGGCGCTCGAGCGCATGCGGGCGGACCTGCGCGGTTACCGCGAGCGGCTGGTGGCGAACGAACGGCAGGCGGCCTACGGGCAGATGGCGCGCAAGGTGGCGCACGAGATCAAGAATCCGCTCACGCCGATCGCGGTGTCGGTCGCCGACCTCAAGCGCTCGTACGAACAGGGCCGGCCCGACTTCCCGCAGATCCTCGACCGGGCGGTGCGCACGATTGACGAGGAGGTCCAGTCGCTCAAGCGCCTGCTGAAGGAGTTCTCGGACCTCGGCCGCTTCCCTCCGCCCGCGCCCGCGCCGTGCGATCCGGGCGCGCTGCTCGCGGAGGTCGGCGCGCTGTTCGCGCACGAGTCGGCGGAAGGCCGGCTGGTGCTCGCGCCCCCGGCCGGGCCGATCGTCGCTTCCGCCGACCGCGCGCAACTGCGGCAGGCGCTCGTCAACCTCGTGCAGAACGGCCTCGACGCCGCCGCGCCGGACGGCCGGGTCCGCCTCGCCGCTCGCGCCGCCGGCGGTTCGCTCGAGCTGGTCGTCGCGGACGAGGGCCCGGGCCTGAGCCCGGAGCAGAAGGCGCGGCTCTTCGTGCCCGGCTTCACGACCAAGGCGCAGGGAAGCGGGCTCGGGCTCGTCATCGTCGAGCGCATCGTCACCGACCACGGCGGCACGATCGAAGCGGACTCCGCGCCCGGGCGCGGCACGTCGTTCACGATCCGGCTGCCGCTTTCGCGAGGAGCCTGA
- a CDS encoding sigma-54-dependent Fis family transcriptional regulator produces the protein MPTLLIVDDEPNIRASLKGALGREGYQVDDAGGVAEARAKLREAYDLVLLDVWLPDGSGLDLLAEIRGQAPETTVLMMSGHATIDAAVQATRLGAFDFLEKPVALERLLVLLRNAATTRSLQAENRRLQEPWAVPLVGRSPAIAKLLEQIALAGPSPARVLIRGEHGAGKELVARALHASSPRRAMPFVAVNCSAIPEELFESELFGHERGAFTGATQARRGRFEEAQGGTLLLDEVGDLSARAQTKLLRVLQENELTRVGGSRAIRVDVRTVAATNRDLAAAVAAGAYREDLYFRLAVIPIDVPPLRERSGDVPLLVEHFAARLARETGRRPQAFSAAALEALRRHPFPGNVRELRNLVERLLIMNPGMTLGAAEVRAVLPGGGAPGAAPSESPQPLAEAVRDFERRQVEAALAAEGGHMTRAAARLGLERSHLYKKMRQLGLRAEE, from the coding sequence ATGCCGACCCTGCTGATCGTGGACGACGAGCCGAACATCCGCGCGAGCCTCAAGGGCGCGCTCGGGCGCGAGGGCTACCAGGTGGACGACGCCGGCGGCGTCGCCGAGGCCCGCGCGAAGCTGCGCGAGGCCTACGATCTCGTGCTGCTCGACGTCTGGCTTCCCGACGGCAGCGGCCTCGACCTGCTCGCCGAGATCCGCGGGCAGGCGCCCGAGACCACGGTCCTCATGATGTCGGGCCACGCGACCATTGACGCCGCCGTGCAGGCCACCCGGCTCGGCGCGTTCGACTTCCTCGAAAAGCCCGTGGCGCTCGAACGGCTGCTCGTGCTGCTGCGCAATGCCGCGACGACGCGCTCGTTGCAGGCGGAGAACCGCCGGCTGCAGGAGCCCTGGGCGGTGCCGCTGGTGGGCCGTTCGCCGGCGATCGCCAAACTGCTCGAGCAGATCGCGCTCGCCGGCCCTTCGCCCGCCCGCGTGCTGATCCGCGGCGAGCACGGCGCCGGCAAGGAGCTGGTCGCGCGCGCCCTGCACGCCTCGAGCCCGCGCAGGGCGATGCCGTTCGTGGCGGTCAACTGTTCGGCGATCCCCGAGGAGCTCTTCGAATCCGAGCTGTTCGGGCACGAACGCGGCGCCTTCACCGGCGCGACGCAGGCCCGGCGCGGCCGGTTCGAGGAGGCGCAGGGCGGAACGCTGCTGCTCGACGAGGTCGGGGACCTGAGCGCGCGCGCGCAGACCAAGCTGCTTCGCGTGCTGCAGGAGAACGAGCTGACGCGCGTCGGCGGCAGCCGTGCGATCCGCGTGGACGTGCGCACGGTGGCGGCGACGAACCGCGACCTCGCGGCCGCGGTCGCGGCCGGCGCGTATCGCGAGGACCTGTACTTCCGCCTCGCCGTGATCCCGATCGACGTGCCGCCGTTGCGCGAACGGTCCGGGGACGTGCCGCTGCTGGTCGAGCATTTCGCCGCACGGCTCGCGCGCGAGACCGGGAGGCGACCGCAGGCGTTCAGCGCCGCCGCGCTCGAGGCGCTGCGCCGGCATCCGTTTCCGGGCAACGTGCGCGAGCTGCGCAATCTGGTCGAGCGCCTGCTCATCATGAACCCGGGCATGACCCTCGGCGCCGCCGAGGTCCGCGCGGTGCTGCCCGGCGGGGGAGCGCCGGGCGCCGCGCCGTCCGAGTCGCCACAACCGCTGGCCGAGGCGGTGCGCGACTTCGAGCGGCGCCAGGTCGAGGCGGCGCTCGCGGCCGAGGGCGGGCACATGACCCGCGCCGCCGCGCGGCTCGGACTCGAACGCAGCCACCTCTACAAGAAGATGCGCCAGCTCGGCCTGCGGGCCGAGGAGTAA